A genomic stretch from Glaciecola nitratireducens FR1064 includes:
- a CDS encoding DUF4266 domain-containing protein codes for MNTRKIQTVKIPNKKASTRLFSALCVITALQLGGCANLGVQPWERDLLAKDEMALNADAVDIGLDEHIYFSKEGTSGGRSFAGGGCGCN; via the coding sequence ATGAACACTAGAAAAATACAAACTGTCAAAATACCCAATAAAAAGGCAAGCACCCGATTATTCTCCGCGCTTTGCGTTATTACCGCTTTGCAGTTGGGCGGTTGCGCAAACCTTGGTGTGCAGCCTTGGGAACGTGATCTATTAGCCAAAGACGAAATGGCGCTAAATGCGGATGCTGTCGATATCGGCTTAGATGAGCATATCTATTTCAGCAAGGAAGGCACAAGCGGCGGCCGTTCATTTGCTGGCGGAGGTTGCGGATGCAATTAA
- a CDS encoding FAD:protein FMN transferase codes for MASPCELLIDTRDQLLASHITELAAKEAKRIEQKFSRYRNDNIVYDINQAQGKTVAIDNETFQLLTFANTCFELSSGMFDITSGVLRRAWKFDGSDNVPNDATVNQLVKLIAWDRVEFDQQQITMPAGFEIDLGGIGKEYAVDCVAKLCHSLAPTLSILVNFGGDIQVTQPKKEGQFWQVGIEMPVKSTLAAEGDTANYQTVMVKIARGGLATSGDANRYLLKDGVRYSHVLNPLLGKPIVDGPRSVTVASDHCVQAGLLATLALLQGKQAEQFLIEQEVTYWCYW; via the coding sequence ATGGCGAGCCCTTGTGAGCTACTCATCGATACTCGCGATCAGCTATTGGCGAGTCATATTACCGAGCTAGCGGCTAAAGAAGCAAAGCGCATTGAGCAAAAGTTTAGTCGTTATCGCAACGACAATATCGTGTATGACATTAATCAAGCTCAAGGTAAAACGGTCGCGATTGATAATGAAACGTTTCAATTACTGACCTTTGCAAACACCTGTTTTGAATTAAGCAGCGGCATGTTCGACATCACGTCTGGTGTGCTCAGACGCGCTTGGAAATTTGATGGTTCGGATAATGTTCCTAACGATGCGACCGTAAATCAGTTGGTAAAGCTAATTGCTTGGGATCGTGTTGAGTTTGATCAACAGCAGATTACAATGCCCGCCGGTTTTGAAATAGATCTAGGCGGTATTGGCAAAGAATACGCCGTCGATTGTGTTGCAAAACTCTGTCACTCTCTAGCACCTACACTTTCTATCTTGGTTAATTTTGGAGGTGATATTCAAGTCACTCAGCCAAAAAAAGAAGGGCAATTCTGGCAAGTGGGTATCGAAATGCCCGTAAAATCGACTCTCGCTGCTGAGGGTGATACAGCAAATTATCAAACCGTCATGGTAAAGATTGCTCGCGGAGGCTTAGCAACTAGCGGTGACGCAAACCGGTATTTACTTAAAGATGGCGTGCGCTACTCACACGTTCTCAATCCGTTGCTTGGTAAGCCAATTGTTGACGGACCTCGTTCTGTCACAGTTGCCAGTGATCACTGCGTGCAAGCAGGTTTATTAGCAACCCTAGCACTGCTGCAAGGTAAGCAGGCTGAACAATTCCTTATCGAACAGGAGGTGACCTACTGGTGTTATTGGTAA
- a CDS encoding FHA domain-containing protein yields MNKAVFLFFFALGIFSAKVSAENWRVIVMPDSNTTISADSRDIIIDAFNRQFTGANIDIISADTTLENCVEALCGYASLTELLSVIEDRQFKVNLLVLFEVQYQNRGDKHRITLEVRAIDTVSTAVSFTHVAATPFYNEGEASTAGANQTESAYSIHLQKLSELADRNAQQLASQIANIKKRYVYKLRLMQFTPEEIDVISGMALSLTDGVKARLLEEKTTLHFLNLFMPSKDITFELSTFIAPSVFREQISRLFQRMKVDVSSKYIPQENLFESTRSVSAYSIPLFVVWSVFLLLFIALSLVAFWSWVQFKLNVYESTNQSAKWLRLIHIIRLIPLPFLCRDKWLQQVGYWEKRVRQGDIWFDNAQQLLQNHEIESANVFVKKSLEDNASNLAAQALEAAIAEQLSKHHLIEDERQQFKGFVSKSIELAQSGKLFAALEMAYIALELCESHATLNRPLIDLQIDSTKNLIKRISAHKALKCSGLIMSSPSQRIQINCSDVMRIGRSEPRDQSVVNLDITLPQDTLSRVHQSIVIVRQANGFTAEDIGTTNGMWLQYRPCEKHKEYILAEIDQIHLSPPDELGTIGFQVSCLESNQSIALCLCQNAILPAVNLSSSKSFINPSEYADHCWYLSKERFYLVFTLGKYVWYCESEWRKSQVQHEADDHFDEVLSVDLKGEVWLHLSSRLYDVKINNTRIVGPVPLPLESQLSVNGFLIDITLKPELDNGKAVVEMPND; encoded by the coding sequence ATGAATAAAGCTGTCTTTTTGTTTTTTTTCGCGCTTGGTATTTTTTCTGCAAAAGTAAGTGCAGAGAACTGGCGAGTGATTGTCATGCCCGATAGCAATACGACTATCAGCGCTGATTCACGAGATATCATTATTGATGCCTTTAATCGACAGTTTACCGGCGCTAATATTGATATCATTTCAGCTGATACGACTCTCGAAAACTGCGTTGAAGCATTATGCGGATATGCTTCACTAACGGAGTTATTAAGCGTAATCGAGGATCGACAATTCAAGGTCAATCTACTGGTTTTGTTTGAAGTTCAATATCAGAACCGCGGCGATAAACACAGAATAACGCTGGAAGTCAGAGCAATCGATACCGTTTCCACAGCAGTAAGCTTTACTCATGTTGCGGCCACGCCATTTTACAACGAAGGAGAAGCATCAACTGCGGGCGCTAATCAAACCGAAAGTGCGTACTCCATACATTTACAAAAATTATCAGAGCTTGCCGACCGCAATGCTCAGCAATTAGCAAGCCAGATAGCGAATATAAAAAAACGCTACGTTTATAAGCTAAGGCTGATGCAATTTACGCCTGAAGAAATCGACGTCATTTCAGGAATGGCGTTATCTCTTACTGACGGGGTAAAAGCAAGACTGCTTGAAGAGAAAACAACGCTGCACTTTTTAAATCTATTTATGCCAAGTAAAGACATTACTTTTGAACTCTCTACTTTTATTGCACCAAGCGTCTTTCGTGAACAAATTTCGCGTCTATTCCAACGCATGAAAGTCGACGTTTCTAGCAAGTATATTCCGCAAGAAAATCTCTTTGAGAGCACGAGGTCGGTTTCGGCATATTCAATACCTTTATTTGTCGTTTGGAGCGTATTTTTACTTTTATTTATTGCACTCTCATTAGTGGCATTTTGGTCATGGGTTCAATTTAAATTAAATGTGTACGAATCAACAAATCAGAGTGCTAAGTGGCTTCGATTAATACACATAATTAGGCTTATTCCTTTGCCGTTTTTGTGCAGAGATAAATGGTTACAACAGGTGGGATACTGGGAAAAGCGAGTGAGGCAGGGCGATATTTGGTTTGATAACGCGCAGCAATTACTGCAAAACCATGAGATTGAATCAGCCAATGTTTTTGTAAAAAAATCACTCGAAGATAATGCGTCAAATCTTGCTGCACAGGCGCTCGAAGCTGCTATAGCTGAGCAACTATCGAAGCATCATTTAATTGAGGATGAGCGTCAACAGTTCAAAGGTTTTGTATCAAAGTCGATTGAATTAGCGCAATCAGGTAAACTCTTTGCGGCCTTAGAGATGGCCTACATCGCGCTTGAATTGTGTGAAAGCCATGCAACTCTCAATCGTCCGTTGATTGACTTGCAAATTGATTCTACCAAAAACCTCATAAAACGCATTTCAGCTCACAAAGCATTGAAATGCTCTGGTCTCATTATGAGTTCTCCGAGCCAGCGAATACAAATTAATTGCAGTGACGTGATGCGCATAGGCAGAAGCGAGCCTCGAGACCAATCTGTTGTAAACTTAGACATTACATTGCCACAAGACACGCTTTCTCGCGTACATCAAAGTATCGTTATTGTTAGGCAAGCAAATGGGTTTACCGCCGAGGATATCGGCACTACGAACGGCATGTGGCTGCAATATCGACCGTGTGAAAAACACAAGGAATACATTCTTGCTGAAATAGACCAAATTCACCTTTCTCCGCCTGATGAGCTGGGTACGATTGGTTTTCAAGTGAGTTGTTTAGAATCAAATCAAAGTATCGCGCTATGTTTATGTCAAAACGCAATATTACCTGCCGTTAACTTGTCTTCGTCAAAGAGCTTTATAAACCCTTCTGAATATGCAGACCACTGCTGGTATTTGAGTAAAGAGCGCTTTTATCTGGTATTTACACTTGGCAAGTATGTTTGGTATTGCGAGTCCGAATGGCGAAAAAGCCAAGTACAGCATGAAGCTGATGATCATTTTGATGAAGTGTTAAGCGTTGATCTGAAGGGTGAAGTTTGGCTGCACTTGTCGAGTCGATTGTATGACGTGAAAATTAATAATACTCGCATTGTGGGGCCGGTTCCTTTGCCGCTAGAAAGTCAGTTAAGTGTGAATGGTTTTCTTATTGATATTACACTCAAGCCTGAGCTAGATAACGGTAAAGCTGTCGTAGAAATGCCGAATGACTAA
- a CDS encoding DUF3570 domain-containing protein, with product MQLSKSKKIGALLATATCTLLNAGAQAQETKSENDWKFDTAILYYGETDRVSLLEGVISATKDFGDQHILNTKLVIDSLTGASATGAVAQPYAQTFSRPSGNGQYTTSPNELPLDDTFRDTRLALSANWTQPIYRDTRINVGGNVSREYDYLSVGANVSAERDFYNKNTTALFGLSYQFDSIDPVGGRPIPLSTMVVNNGQFGAGDAGEEAFEAAFEQTRIDGSDDKSTVDALFGLTQVINRRMIVQLNYSYSNSSGYLNDPYKLLSLVNENGETQSIVHENRPDSRAKHSVYAQTKYAFDNAVADVSYRFATDDWDIQSHTIDSRLRYNLTETDYIQPHVRYYQQSEADFYRPFLNEGEALPSVASADYRLGEMTAITVGLKYGHKMNNGHEWGVRAEYYQQDPKNAGFESIGVLATQDLYPSVKAFILQFNYNF from the coding sequence ATGCAATTAAGTAAATCAAAGAAAATAGGCGCACTTTTAGCTACCGCTACGTGCACGCTTTTAAACGCGGGTGCTCAAGCCCAAGAAACTAAATCAGAAAACGATTGGAAATTCGATACTGCTATTCTTTACTATGGCGAAACCGACCGTGTCAGCCTGCTTGAAGGCGTAATTAGCGCAACCAAAGACTTTGGCGACCAGCATATTTTGAATACTAAGTTGGTCATTGATAGCCTAACTGGTGCCTCTGCGACTGGCGCAGTGGCGCAGCCATACGCGCAAACATTCAGCAGACCCTCTGGCAATGGTCAATATACGACCTCGCCAAATGAGCTGCCGTTGGACGATACTTTTAGAGACACTCGACTCGCATTAAGCGCCAACTGGACACAGCCTATATATAGAGATACAAGAATCAATGTCGGCGGCAACGTTTCACGTGAGTATGACTATTTATCGGTCGGCGCAAATGTGTCAGCAGAGAGAGATTTTTATAATAAGAACACCACAGCATTGTTCGGCCTATCTTATCAATTTGATAGCATAGATCCTGTCGGTGGTCGCCCTATTCCTCTATCCACTATGGTAGTTAACAACGGTCAATTTGGTGCTGGTGATGCTGGTGAAGAGGCTTTTGAAGCCGCGTTTGAGCAAACTCGAATTGACGGTAGCGATGATAAATCGACGGTCGACGCATTGTTTGGTCTTACACAAGTTATTAATCGTCGAATGATCGTGCAGTTGAACTACAGCTACTCGAACAGCAGCGGTTATTTAAACGACCCTTACAAGCTTCTGAGTTTGGTGAATGAAAACGGTGAAACACAGTCAATTGTGCACGAAAACCGTCCTGATAGTCGCGCAAAACACAGCGTTTATGCACAAACCAAGTACGCGTTTGATAACGCTGTAGCAGATGTTTCATACCGTTTTGCTACTGACGATTGGGATATTCAGTCGCATACCATCGACTCTCGCTTGCGTTATAACCTAACGGAGACTGACTACATACAGCCTCACGTTCGTTACTACCAGCAAAGCGAAGCCGATTTTTATCGTCCATTCTTAAATGAGGGTGAAGCATTACCTTCAGTTGCTTCAGCTGATTATCGCTTGGGCGAAATGACCGCAATCACAGTTGGCTTAAAATATGGTCATAAAATGAATAATGGTCACGAATGGGGTGTTAGAGCTGAGTATTATCAACAAGATCCAAAGAATGCCGGATTTGAAAGTATTGGTGTGCTCGCAACACAAGATTTGTATCCAAGTGTAAAAGCCTTTATCTTGCAGTTTAACTACAACTTTTAA
- a CDS encoding sugar-binding protein, whose protein sequence is MHSFTLSKALQKSRSVIKIGFAFSITISAWACAQTQVRTPILQATETITVDAISDEKAWQLAQWRQVDQLLLGENLEAEDFTGRYKLLWDTAALYMLLEITDDVLIDTHPDPLIKYWDDDCVEIFVDEDGSGGNHQFTFNAFAYHVGLDRNVSDMGPTLKSTDSTVQTYNEHIQSQWTRSPQTQVITWELKISLFDDTFLPGADAKPTKLSRNKEIGFMLAYCDADKAVNGESTREHFIGSYPIEGINGNKDLGYIDASVFEPMILK, encoded by the coding sequence ATGCACAGTTTTACGTTGTCCAAGGCTCTCCAAAAAAGCCGCTCTGTTATCAAAATTGGCTTCGCTTTTAGTATCACAATTTCGGCTTGGGCTTGTGCACAAACTCAAGTGCGCACGCCGATATTACAGGCCACAGAAACAATTACTGTGGATGCAATTTCAGATGAAAAAGCTTGGCAACTCGCACAATGGCGACAAGTCGATCAGCTGTTGCTCGGTGAGAACTTAGAGGCCGAAGATTTTACAGGGCGCTACAAGCTTCTTTGGGATACTGCTGCGCTCTACATGCTCTTAGAAATAACAGACGATGTGCTCATTGATACTCATCCTGATCCATTGATAAAGTATTGGGATGACGACTGTGTTGAAATCTTTGTAGATGAAGATGGCTCCGGCGGAAATCATCAATTCACCTTTAATGCGTTTGCCTACCATGTTGGACTAGACCGCAATGTGAGCGATATGGGCCCGACATTAAAAAGCACAGACTCCACTGTGCAAACTTACAACGAGCATATACAAAGCCAATGGACGCGTTCGCCTCAAACTCAAGTGATCACTTGGGAGCTAAAAATTTCGCTGTTTGACGATACGTTTTTGCCAGGTGCAGACGCAAAGCCAACTAAGTTAAGCAGAAATAAAGAGATTGGTTTTATGCTCGCCTATTGTGATGCAGACAAAGCGGTTAACGGCGAAAGTACTCGTGAACACTTTATTGGCTCATATCCTATTGAAGGTATTAATGGCAATAAAGATCTGGGTTACATCGATGCTAGTGTGTTTGAGCCAATGATATTGAAGTAG
- a CDS encoding 2OG-Fe(II) oxygenase family protein, producing the protein MSIQSPLIDTIASTQRSLEQAPSDFSLRQKLVALLIQSADTQQALDVVLKAYELHGRDDAVILLHIKLLMVLSRYQEAKTLFASLPKSCYQNPNTLFNYAYCLEELRQSRLAIQLLREYIQPIESFSKCADFCARLLESTDQTQEALAFLDDFQSKTGVLTNNLLITKTNILRTIGELDRAYDVALTLEKKSIHSLMCLANLHYDKQDFAAAIDVLWQVIDLEIDNIVAHEFLNKIFWETRGMASFLTSYDKLLAHVPTHLEMQSSKLQLQIIAGQYENARDTLRKIPSELLNHPMVLHIASVIYTRLGDDARAQAALDRCLKIEPQNSRFLIDKSVFHLKHKQYNSANALLQTASKLEPFNQETLAYLAVIWKQASPQQYPWLCDYSNFVTQQDIKASFIEQLGEQDGWQKLVDHCRGLHGEINNPLDQSVRKGTQTTGKILSSEHPLMKMLKQQIISAVNHYIAKLPSDPNHPFLLRKSDDFHLSGNWSVRLHGSGHHVNHVHPKGWLSACLYIQVPPSTNEEDDTKKGWLTFGQSGLDKTPENTVDQYVCPKAGKLVIFPAYFWHGTVPTEMTDDQNGERITIICDIEPLYKQ; encoded by the coding sequence ATGAGCATTCAGTCACCGTTAATAGATACCATTGCTTCAACTCAGCGCAGCCTAGAACAAGCGCCCAGTGATTTCTCACTCAGGCAGAAGCTAGTTGCGTTATTAATACAAAGTGCGGATACGCAGCAAGCCTTAGATGTTGTGCTGAAAGCCTACGAACTGCACGGTCGCGATGATGCAGTGATACTTCTGCATATAAAATTACTAATGGTGCTGTCACGATATCAAGAAGCGAAGACTCTCTTCGCCAGTTTACCTAAAAGCTGTTACCAAAATCCAAACACGCTTTTCAACTACGCGTACTGTTTAGAAGAATTAAGACAGTCTCGACTTGCAATACAGCTGTTGCGCGAATACATCCAGCCAATTGAGTCTTTCTCAAAGTGCGCTGACTTTTGCGCGAGGTTGCTAGAATCAACTGACCAAACTCAAGAAGCATTGGCTTTTTTGGATGATTTCCAAAGTAAAACGGGTGTTTTGACTAATAATTTATTGATCACAAAAACCAATATTCTGCGCACTATCGGTGAGTTGGATCGCGCTTATGATGTGGCCTTGACGCTTGAAAAGAAAAGCATTCATTCCCTCATGTGTTTGGCTAACTTGCACTACGATAAACAGGATTTTGCAGCCGCGATTGATGTTTTGTGGCAAGTGATTGACCTTGAAATTGACAATATTGTGGCACATGAATTTCTCAACAAAATATTTTGGGAAACCAGAGGTATGGCAAGCTTTTTAACCTCCTACGATAAGTTGTTAGCGCATGTTCCCACTCATTTGGAAATGCAGAGCAGCAAACTACAATTGCAAATTATCGCCGGCCAATATGAAAATGCCCGAGATACTCTGCGCAAGATACCGAGTGAGTTGCTCAATCATCCAATGGTCCTTCATATTGCATCCGTTATTTATACTAGGCTTGGTGATGATGCTCGAGCACAAGCGGCACTGGACCGTTGTTTGAAAATTGAACCACAAAACTCGCGATTTCTTATTGATAAATCGGTGTTTCATTTAAAACATAAGCAATATAATTCGGCAAATGCACTGCTGCAAACTGCGTCAAAACTCGAACCTTTCAATCAAGAGACCTTGGCTTATTTGGCTGTAATTTGGAAGCAAGCGTCACCACAGCAGTATCCGTGGTTATGCGATTATTCTAACTTTGTAACGCAACAAGATATAAAAGCGTCTTTTATTGAGCAACTTGGCGAGCAGGATGGATGGCAAAAACTTGTTGATCACTGTCGTGGTTTGCATGGTGAAATAAATAATCCCTTGGATCAAAGCGTTCGCAAAGGAACGCAGACAACAGGAAAGATTTTATCGAGCGAACATCCCTTAATGAAAATGTTGAAGCAGCAGATTATCAGTGCTGTAAACCATTACATAGCGAAATTACCCAGTGATCCCAATCATCCATTTTTATTGAGAAAAAGTGATGACTTCCATCTGTCAGGCAATTGGTCTGTGAGACTTCATGGCAGCGGTCATCACGTAAACCATGTGCATCCGAAGGGCTGGCTTTCAGCTTGTCTTTATATACAGGTGCCGCCCAGTACAAATGAAGAAGATGACACTAAAAAAGGTTGGCTTACTTTTGGCCAATCAGGCTTAGATAAAACGCCTGAAAACACAGTTGATCAGTATGTTTGTCCTAAAGCGGGCAAGTTAGTTATTTTTCCTGCTTATTTTTGGCATGGAACGGTGCCTACAGAAATGACCGATGACCAGAACGGTGAACGCATCACGATCATTTGTGACATCGAACCGCTATACAAACAATAA
- a CDS encoding bifunctional serine/threonine-protein kinase/formylglycine-generating enzyme family protein — MLKSIGKYKINGLIARGISSKVYLAQDPNLSIQVAIKVFDSPIETGSHIYGEPFQGHQHEAKKPQTDFISESKILHQLSSAPHIVPFMEFDFTESKQAFIVMPYYKRSLADLLGAQNKISTRQTLLFAKQILTGLESIHAAGLVHLDIKPANILLDDNDQVLIADFGISIAKALPVSKKSDDTVMSELGKTGIGSQYYASPEQLADAQNVTAQSDIYAVAALMYRCISAEQFSEKQQPLNKLNPKIDDAVSNLVALGLSTRPEQRPESAKQMADSIGKILKRFEDEINGKGQNNDPEATRVWGNRATANNNIDSIKESIKHTLLKEGEINQFHFTRLELLAKAELHETYSPQWLSQYIEHTQSQLARENANAAAFFLWVQQVNEAINTALQKIGTPTKMDGLSEESKRNLIELGSATLNLQTQELSNIIERKLLAKVSKSIEQNATATGTKSKSRGRFVSAVFIIVCAFLLPWWLQSDKTGKSQDNSDVVVLNNSDNELAVNNLSTDVSNTRVHSDSSIATDISEIQIKNSSALVISAGNIQVILQVQPADADVVLQSMQGIPVSNENVQKGEYWLRVSKNGYKTVSKKINIDINPYIISEQLELSDTRYFIGNTDRTVADGIPVEFLLLPKQTVALGAEATKLHEARIRMMSFEVTNQLYSACVSDGKCATSTKLSTDPRYRTFSLPQHPAVNVSWYDITEQFIPWLSAQTNSELRLPTKEEWEFAAAGTVDGSSKTYSWGTRMQMNSAHCKNCSSANQGRVDTTMPVRSFTANSWQLYDMHGNVQEWTATCPQPRSALSSQSNLAPRCDLAIVKGGSWLSDKSDLAISIDDFLKKTVRSHTTGFRLVEEVNE; from the coding sequence TTGTTAAAAAGCATTGGAAAATATAAGATTAATGGACTGATTGCGCGGGGTATAAGCAGTAAGGTGTATCTCGCTCAAGATCCCAATCTTTCGATACAGGTGGCGATCAAAGTATTTGACTCCCCAATAGAAACCGGTAGCCACATCTATGGTGAACCGTTCCAAGGGCACCAGCACGAAGCGAAAAAGCCGCAAACAGATTTTATTAGTGAAAGTAAAATTTTACACCAATTATCATCGGCTCCTCATATTGTCCCATTCATGGAATTTGATTTTACTGAATCAAAGCAAGCTTTTATTGTAATGCCTTATTACAAAAGATCGTTAGCAGATCTGTTAGGCGCGCAAAACAAAATAAGCACGCGTCAAACCTTGCTTTTTGCAAAGCAAATTTTAACGGGCCTGGAGTCTATTCATGCTGCAGGTCTGGTTCACCTTGATATCAAACCCGCGAATATTTTACTAGATGACAATGACCAAGTGCTCATTGCAGACTTTGGTATTTCGATAGCGAAGGCGTTGCCCGTTTCAAAAAAATCGGACGATACCGTTATGTCGGAGCTTGGTAAAACTGGAATTGGCAGCCAATATTATGCAAGCCCAGAGCAATTAGCCGATGCTCAAAATGTGACTGCGCAAAGCGATATCTATGCAGTAGCGGCGTTGATGTACCGTTGTATAAGTGCAGAGCAATTTAGCGAAAAACAACAGCCCTTAAATAAGCTGAATCCGAAAATTGATGACGCGGTGAGCAACCTTGTTGCACTTGGTTTGTCAACAAGACCGGAACAGCGACCTGAATCAGCTAAACAGATGGCCGACTCTATCGGAAAAATACTGAAAAGATTTGAAGATGAGATCAACGGTAAAGGACAAAATAATGATCCTGAAGCCACCCGAGTCTGGGGAAATCGCGCAACAGCTAACAATAATATTGATTCGATAAAAGAAAGTATTAAACACACTCTGTTAAAGGAAGGAGAAATAAACCAGTTTCATTTTACTCGATTAGAGCTGTTGGCTAAGGCTGAACTGCATGAAACTTATTCTCCGCAATGGTTGAGCCAATATATTGAACACACGCAGTCTCAATTAGCACGCGAAAACGCAAATGCCGCTGCGTTTTTTTTGTGGGTGCAGCAAGTCAATGAAGCAATCAATACAGCTTTACAAAAAATAGGCACACCTACGAAAATGGATGGGCTGTCAGAGGAGAGTAAGCGAAATTTAATTGAACTGGGGAGCGCGACGCTCAATTTACAAACTCAAGAGTTATCCAACATTATTGAGCGCAAGCTGCTGGCAAAAGTTAGCAAGAGCATTGAACAAAACGCGACAGCTACAGGCACTAAAAGCAAATCTAGAGGCCGTTTCGTATCTGCTGTTTTTATTATCGTGTGTGCTTTTTTGTTACCTTGGTGGCTGCAGTCTGACAAAACAGGAAAAAGCCAAGATAACTCAGATGTTGTGGTGTTAAACAACAGTGATAATGAGTTAGCTGTGAACAACTTATCAACTGACGTCAGCAACACACGCGTTCATTCCGATTCGAGTATTGCGACTGATATATCCGAGATACAGATAAAAAATAGCAGTGCATTAGTTATATCAGCCGGCAATATACAGGTCATTTTGCAGGTGCAGCCCGCAGATGCCGACGTAGTGCTGCAATCTATGCAAGGGATACCGGTAAGCAACGAGAATGTTCAGAAAGGTGAATATTGGTTGCGAGTAAGCAAAAATGGCTATAAAACGGTTTCAAAGAAAATTAATATTGACATCAATCCGTACATTATTAGCGAACAACTTGAGCTGTCGGATACACGTTACTTCATTGGCAACACAGATAGAACCGTCGCAGACGGCATTCCAGTTGAATTCCTATTATTGCCGAAACAAACAGTAGCACTCGGCGCAGAAGCTACGAAGTTACACGAAGCACGAATTCGAATGATGTCATTCGAGGTGACTAACCAGCTATATTCAGCCTGTGTAAGTGATGGTAAGTGTGCGACATCAACGAAGCTATCCACCGACCCTCGATATCGCACTTTTTCTCTACCGCAACATCCGGCCGTTAACGTCAGTTGGTATGATATTACGGAGCAGTTTATTCCTTGGTTGTCTGCTCAAACCAACTCAGAACTGCGCCTACCGACCAAGGAAGAGTGGGAGTTTGCTGCAGCAGGCACGGTAGATGGTAGCTCCAAGACTTATAGTTGGGGGACAAGAATGCAAATGAATAGTGCACATTGCAAAAACTGCAGCAGCGCTAACCAGGGTCGTGTTGACACCACGATGCCTGTGCGCAGTTTTACCGCAAATAGCTGGCAGTTATACGATATGCATGGCAATGTACAAGAATGGACGGCCACTTGCCCTCAGCCGAGAAGTGCGTTGTCGTCACAGTCTAATTTAGCGCCGCGATGCGATTTAGCCATCGTAAAAGGAGGTTCATGGTTAAGCGATAAGTCTGACTTAGCTATTTCAATCGATGATTTTTTGAAGAAAACAGTTAGATCACATACCACAGGATTTAGGTTGGTAGAGGAAGTAAATGAATAA
- the mobA gene encoding molybdenum cofactor guanylyltransferase, producing the protein MRVGLALSGGKSSRMGKDKSAITVGSSTMLERSIALLNALGLDKVVISGLNFDIPDIFPDKGPVGGIYSAIQSLSLKAGDIVLIIPNDMPLLRSEVLLALLEHSVSQQCTCIYNKHPMPLCLFLSEAVLTRISLLESAAGMSIRYLIEADRVEELAVDSHAVFSNVNTPQELEDAVKKYNNMY; encoded by the coding sequence ATGCGCGTTGGTTTGGCCTTAAGCGGTGGTAAGTCGTCCAGAATGGGGAAGGATAAGTCTGCAATTACAGTAGGAAGTTCGACCATGTTGGAGCGCAGTATTGCCTTATTGAATGCTCTCGGCTTAGATAAAGTAGTAATAAGTGGTCTTAACTTTGATATTCCTGACATATTTCCTGACAAAGGCCCGGTTGGTGGTATTTACTCAGCCATTCAGTCTTTGTCATTAAAAGCTGGAGATATTGTATTAATAATACCCAACGATATGCCTCTGTTACGTTCTGAGGTACTATTGGCCTTATTAGAGCATTCGGTAAGTCAGCAATGCACATGTATTTATAATAAGCATCCGATGCCTTTGTGCTTGTTTCTAAGTGAAGCAGTTTTAACACGAATTAGCTTGTTGGAAAGTGCTGCTGGGATGTCTATTAGATATCTTATTGAAGCCGACCGAGTAGAGGAGCTAGCGGTTGACTCACATGCTGTATTTTCGAATGTTAACACACCACAAGAATTAGAAGACGCCGTGAAAAAGTACAACAATATGTACTGA